cttcaccatgctgagtctgtgcatcagcactaccttcattatcagactcatcttcgctgctaggatcaacagcaaggacaaatgtctcgccctttcgatgatgctcatctatatcttcgtggtattttcgaataatgctcccatcatcataacgatcaaggacggccatccatttccttttttcaaagcgagcttcttgagcacagtagggtttaatagcaagatgaaaggtcgaagaacttaagtattcttgcacagcagcctccctttcagttggaatgctcttctccagttcagaaatctcaactaaggcaccatccaattctcccctaaccttggatacttccaaggtagccacctcaaactgttttttagttgcctcaaacaatttcttaagccttaggtTCTCACCATTTCGCCTTTTCAGGCTCTCCATGGTTTCatccttcagttggagagcctgagtcaaaagtcccttattccttcgggcctcgtccacaagctgcttattctccttcagttttgccttgtaccgctcaacctcttgcagtctgtcgtgatactcggccatgacctgcatggcaagacgatcatcactacctaaataatgataataaagaggaaaaagtaaggaaatgacaaagtaacactcacatatgaagacagcttcaacatccggtcgcaatccgattcatccttagctaagggctctccgagctcatcgaaggcgaatcgacgccctgccaagcaattgttgatatccccaaaatcctttggccgcgtggcaaccctcaagtccttccacgggacactgccagctctttccttgcctttccccTCATGGCGGGAACCAGGATCACTTTCCTGGACAGCGTGCTCCATAGTAAGAGGATGAGGCAACAGTCGGCTCCCTTCTCCTGCAACTACGGCAGTAGCATTATCAACGGTCTCGACTCCAGTCTTCCTAAAGGCAGGCCCCTTAAGGACCCCATCTTGGGACTTAGGTCTAACGGATGGTTCCCCTcggaacttatgaattttcttatgcggtaggatgtcttccgaaggaactaacactggtgctttccttttatgggtgctagtccctgttttcttgcttaccttctccactgcataaggaaaatcaaaataagaaatacaactttccaaataaagtaaggaattgagctaagtttacatgaaggatacaacttactcgatcgtccctggctctcggaaactaagggttggaaaccgtaccgacgaaataagggtcgtagcttgcttaagtgtctatcctctttgggcaccctcaacaccttctctatgtcagatagctcctgcccaaacagttggatggtgccccgcgtcactacatgaagcaaagtgttagaagcaagaaaagaccacaacaaatagcaaatagtacgaacggttgatacgttacaacctacagtctggaagtgagtaagcacacgtcgctcaggcgtgacacccttatcatactcccaatcattatacagaaagcaccaacggtttttccatgtgtagtatgcctttttcttaccatacacaatacgctctctctcactccgacatgcacactcggcataaccagtgcatgattttgctgggcgcatcttgtaacagtaacgccactgatggaaggaaggctcacacaacccacactccatccaaatgatataaaatccaatcaaagtatcgcagaaaccaggattgagttgcccaggtgcatatccgatcaaagataacatcttttgcaaccacggatgtaaaggtagtctcacccctaaagtcagtaatatctgggtgtagaacataacatgaccctggggaggctcagaaggccattcttcatcatgtaccaaacgtatccctacactacgagggatattacatgactgccttagcgcctcaacctgcttctcattatctaacaagttattctttagatggtctgctgtgaactcagagcgaactatgggtatggcatcaaaaacaaccccctcacccaacgccatggaggaagaactagcaatagctaaagtttgacggttgggaagatcatccaatgtttctctagtaccggactctaacaaagaccctgaagactccgacattgcagactcagacttagagctaaagctagaagagccctcatcactagaacttccaggctctgacatctacaataagaagaaacaaattctatcactacatgcatgatcaaaacataaggaagttcctatattacccacatgaagatggtgcaaagcgatgccggaacccttctcaatcagaaagcaatccgtcttccacagtcactacaaaacaagcaaatgaagaccgtgtcaagcgccaaaaaaaaaaaaaaaaaaaaaaaaaaaaaaaaaacagcttcatccaaaaaagcttcaactgaaaagcttcacctccaaagcttcacccacaaagcttcacctcaaaagcttcacccacaaagcttcacccaaaaaagcttcacccacaaagcttcacccaaaaaaagcttcacccgaaaagcttcacccccaaagcttcacttaaaaaagcttcacctccaaagcttcacccacaaagcttcacctaaaaagcttcacccacaaagcttcacccaaaaaagcttcacccgaaaagcttcacctccaaagcttcacccacaaagcttcacctcaaaagcttcacccacaaagcttcacccaaaaaagcttcacccgaaaagcttcacctccaaagcttcacaagggcccaaagcttcacttaaaaaagcttcacctacaaagcttcacctaaaaaagcttcacctagaaagcttcatctacatactttcaccatcaaagcttcaccatcaaagcttcacctagaaagcttcatctacaaagcttcatctacaaagcttcaccatcaaagcttcacctagaaagcttcaacaccaaagcttcacctacaaagcttcaacacaaaaccttgctccaaataaacaaattttgttcacacaacctaaacattttttgttttacacccacaagggcccaaaatcttccttcttatttattcacttatatatgttcccaaacatattatgatagatcaaataataattcaaagtccaaaatttagttatggacaaaaatacaagcaattcaccagtactgaagttgctacaaaaactggaatcttccccagcctagaaatccaacaaagcttcgcctccttttctctatcaaatttttgcagctgctgcttctctccaatggagctgaattttggacaccctctagttcttgagcagatgaacaactttcaagaaggaaccatttctgtttgagccacggaaattaaagtgttgaagctccaagcatgacagtcggattcttgcagatttcgaagctgctgtgatgtttcgaagatctggaaatatttaaccattagttcattctgaatttttgatatgttatgaaagagacgatgaggaacaacttcaatgaagaaagcatgctgatctgaacaatagaaaatagagtttcaaagctcacaacaaatctgacgggttgacagaaaaataataaccagtcattcatcatacctggatttctggagttatacttctccgagggatctcaaatttggatatgttgaagttcacaagctgaggaacaacttcaatgaagaaagcatgctgatctgagcaagagaaaatagagtttcaaggctcacaacaaatctgacgggttgacagaaaaataataaccagtcattcatcatacctgaatttcttgagttatacagctccgagggatctcaaatttggatatgttgtagttcacaagctgaggaacaacttcaatgaagaaagcatgcttatttgagcaagagaaaatagagtttcaaagctcacaacaaatctgacgggttgacagacaaatgataaacagtcactcatcatacctggatttctggagttatactgctccgagggacctcaaatttggatatgttgtagttcacaagttaaggaacaacttcgatgaagaaagtatgttgatctgagcaagagaaaatggagtttttgaagctcacaacaagtctgacgcgttgatatacaaatgacgaacaatcactcatcatacctgaatttctggagttgtactgctccgatggatctccaattcggatatgttgtagttcacgagctaaggaacaactttcatgaagatggttttgcgatctgagccacagaaaatggtgttatattgaagaaaagctaaaggaagactaaagcaaagcaaaagagaaGCTAAAGGAAGACAAAATCATGGCACATGATAATGAGTCATACCCTACCCCTCATTCAGCTCCATTCGAATACACccatgtaaatgacacaagaaaaagggagggagtaaaaaaaaaaaaaaaaaaaagttcctaggcctccacttctttgggcctaacacatcttcataacaaaaaacaatatatgaagaaagagccctgggttaccacttcgaaaagaaacaagtgaagttttcctactcatgacattgactactagctagacacctcattcggcaactctcttcgcctgaagacttgggggactcccaccatatgctactgcaccttgatactcggcagtctcacaaccactcagtgacttggatttttcaagtctccaaccgagaagttttcctcactcgggaaattaagggaacactacctcaaactacatgctccactcacaaagcttcaacaatacaggtttcaacaaaagcaaaaaattcaaagaactttatgaagaaggctttggtgtatttaacacaatatgttgaaatgaagcaaagcttatttattaatattttcgataagccacaaatatgtacatatacatgagtcaaaataaacaaacaaaagggagccttcacaaaggttgcttaggggaagtctcagcagtcggtagagccccagaaagagaaagcaccggagggtggttatccggagcctcagtacttgacaaaaccccagaaggaggaggcattggaggttcatcatttgaagcttcattaccaggtacagccccagaggacgaaggcaataaatgcctttggaacaaacccacaaaccgctgatgatcaagtaaaaccttaccatcagagtccttcatctggtcaagcttcctcttcatgtttgtagcatagtcatgggcgagccggtgcaactgcttattctcatgcttgagccctctaatctcctgtttgagactcatcacttcagcagccaatgattcaacttggcgggttctagcaaataggcgttgggccatattagacacagaacctgcacactgaacactaagagccagagagtccttaacagccaactcatcagaccgtttggaaagtagtctgttatctttgggagtgagaaggttcctggccaccactgcagcggtcatatcattcttcatcacagaatccccaacggtaagaggaccagtaggggatatgaaggatgggcgccatatgttgtctggagaaggcgtggctgtctcttctccaaggttcaagtcaaaacgacggtcggagggtccagacattttcaaatgtgttgaagaaggaagaggtcagacaaatcaagatcttagaagtgcaagaaatgagcttctactggtagagattcaagtgtgctgtggaacttaatgccagcctctataaaaatctgcactcgacggagcttcagaaatcgaagaggcgtttgctttctcaaaagctgggctgctcagagaccacgagggccgatctcagaaatcgaagaggcgtttgctttttcaaaagctgggctgctcagagaccacgagggccgatctcagaaatcgaagaagcacctgctttttcagcctcgtcagcacctgtcacatgcacaatcagctttgcggaaattacgggcaatctgtcgaagatttctggtgaagtagaaagcacgtgaatcttactgttcaatcaccgctctccatatgcaccatcaactcctcgggtaccacatataacttagtcaaagatctctgacaaagtttaggcacgagaatttcgaagttccagctaccctactattacccataagggtaaaggaacagcaccactgcttgacaactggaaagtccctatgtgtgtcgacctccgtgttttgcggcaagacaggttggcaagaacgtccaacctttactcacattcgagaaaagactcccaacataattactttctcaaaaaccggagtagcaccgctttccgaatctcgagagtcagatcctcgacgggattgcttctTCGAAagccgaagaggcacaactctcagaacttcgagagccagatttccttagataaagcttgtctgtaatcttcacacgtaatatcagctttccagataccacataccactttttcaaagtgctctgacaaaattaaaacacgtgaagctggcagctcccactacattgctgtgaccaagaagggtaaaggaatagcattactacttgttattgggaaatccctatatacattgacctccctcctcaacggacaggcaaacctgcaaaaatgctcaaccctttctcgcattcgaaaaggcaccctcaacataacctctcgaaatactcagctttatttccccccgataatacctcagcaaataagccacaccaagaacaagagtatctcatatcatcagggtcgaaagcaagagtatcccatatcatgctttctccctgtctttgtctttgtccttgtccacacctgcaggacaaggagaaagagagcagtcagtcggaacctgaaatcaaacctccaatttggaactgactgcctggagcctttgcctggttgcttacttagcattgctctcgagtactcatcctcaactgctgtcaaggtcacgaattccaccggcaaatacctcatgacagttgatcagatattggctctttacactgaagctgccaaacggggatgagtcactatgaaggaatgttctgaaggaccatttaaatgcaaaggttgcacaccacttctgccatgcaaaagattgaagcagaaggttcaacggtgggctgaaacagatcactacagcacgacacctttccagatcacattcattattccgtcaacagcaaaagtatcccatatcatcaaggtcgaacgtactctagatttgatggactttgtttgtaccatacttgaccaatcccgaaactaccgagcaccggccaacgctatactgtcaaggacccagaagagttcccctccgaccaggaggccaatcactactcgacacgtgtcaagattagaagccaatcagagcgcagcacgtgtcgacatcaagaaccaatcacaacatgacacatgtcaatgtgacaaagctacaagtttttctataaataggggtcattcccccacaatattgcctaatgccattttgtgttaaatcattcacaagaactcactaaattgagagcttgatcctttgtacttgtgtaagcccttcactactaataagaactcctctactccgtggacgtagccaatctgggtgaaccacgtacatcctgtgtttgcttctctgtctctattcattcacgtacttatcctcactagtgactgaagcaactaagcaaccaagcgaaggtcacaaaacctgacactttctgttgttccaagacctccggttttgtgcatcaacatttggcgccgtctgtgggaaacgacacttattcctactctcttcagctgtgtcaagctggtttctatcattcgtacactttcttttgaccaggcatccctctccagcatgggaagcgaaggaagccacagcacacagaatgacaccccccttgcacatagtgcgaaacaacgaaagaaggaaggaaaacgagttcttcttcaagctaaagtcgatgagttggaagctcagaacaacaagatagcaatgaagaatgaggtcctccaggagcaatatgagaagctcttcgagacactccacgaagctaggcaagctcagacacgcgagcttgttgcccccgtggaagtcaaccatcaactgggtgccctccaacatggagggtcacatgcattcgacatagatatccctgatagggaacagattacccctcgacttgataatcaacatgaggcttctcttaacccagttgcttcaacccgaaccatgagaagtggagggagacacctctttactgaaggggcagaaggatcaaaagccgtctttcgcgattgtcgggatttcctgaagcaacgtcgagagaattccatccatatatgctcaaagattaatgacccaaggatttctgagagactcggtcccctgccacggcccaagccggccaccaatttggggaaggggcaacaagtcccagagagacatgagggtacaggggactcagaggtgttccgacagacataccctggaagccagtacagcgagtccagggaaaaatcacatgcccttgatcaaaccttcttaattccaagaggagatggagatttacgaaagaaagctccagtgacacataactccgctcaggacccccttgtcctacaacttcttgaggaagtaaacaagttgaaggctgaacgtcaggctgaaatacctgactggaaccaacccaggcctggccctcttacaaggaggatcctcaacaccccccttcaagcaaagacaaagcaaaagcttggcttgcaactttatactggaaaagaggacccgattgaacaccttaacctctttgagtccaccatggcataccggatgcacaccgacgaagagcgatgtcttctcttcccctccaccctctctggtggagctctaaattggtattgtcgtcttacacctgagacggtagactcatttgaggaattgaggaaactatttgtttcccaacacattttccaaaccgatcgcttgcactctgcagatgacttgtacactatccgccagaagccagacgagtcattacgtatgtatgctggccgcttcagccatgaatactcccggtgtgccgaagcagatgacaagactgccctcaaagccttcacggcaggcctacgtgattgtttctttaaatacatgatcaacgccaatacttggaagacttactctgaggtgatggcgcaggcttataaccatgcctccggcgaggcaaagacatatcaggagaaaccccctacaaccatcctttatcaacaagtgggaggtggaagccagactcacctaaatgagaagacctcgacttcccaaacagcagtggcacctccccatgccttgcataatgcttcaccgaatcaacagacatatcaatttcaaggcaagaggaaggatttccatcctcaccactctcctttcagtaaaaagagtaagggacactatcccgataaccaagggtatcgccacaataacgctcgcccccaggcagtcaat
Above is a window of Malus sylvestris chromosome 15, drMalSylv7.2, whole genome shotgun sequence DNA encoding:
- the LOC126605274 gene encoding uncharacterized protein LOC126605274 isoform X3 — its product is MSEPGSSSDEGSSSFSSKSESAMSESSGSLLESGTRETLDDLPNRQTLAIASSSSMALGEGVVFDAIPIVRSEFTADHLKNNLLDNEKQVEALRQSCNIPRSVGIRLVHDEEWPSEPPQGHVMFYTQILLTLGVRLPLHPWLQKMLSLIGYAPGQLNPGFWDTLIGFYIIWMECGLCEPSFHQWRYCYKMRPAKSCTGYAECACRSERERIVYGKKKAYYTWKNRWCFLYNDWEYDKGVTPERRVLTHFQTVVTRGTIQLFGQELSDIEKVLRVPKEDRHLSKLRPLFRRYGFQPLVSESQGRSMEKVSKKTGTSTHKRKAPVLVPSEDILPHKKIHKFRGEPSVRPKSQDGVLKGPAFRKTGVETVDNATAVVAGEGSRLLPHPLTMEHAVQESDPGSRHEGKGKERAGSVPWKDLRVATRPKDFGDINNCLAGRRFAFDELGEPLAKDESDCDRMLKLSSYVMAEYHDRLQEVERYKAKLKENKQLVDEARRNKGLLTQALQLKDETMESLKRRNGENLRLKKLFEATKKQFEVATLEVSKVRGELDGALVEISELEKSIPTEREAAVQEYLSSSTFHLAIKPYCAQEARFEKRKWMAVLDRYDDGSIIRKYHEDIDEHHRKGETFVLAVDPSSEDESDNEGSADAQTQHGEEDLGDAEDDGRTRNDTARGSASDENE
- the LOC126605274 gene encoding uncharacterized protein LOC126605274 isoform X4 translates to MRPAKSCTGYAECACRSERERIVYGKKKAYYTWKNRWCFLYNDWEYDKGVTPERRVLTHFQTVVTRGTIQLFGQELSDIEKVLRVPKEDRHLSKLRPLFRRYGFQPLVSESQGRSMEKVSKKTGTSTHKRKAPVLVPSEDILPHKKIHKFRGEPSVRPKSQDGVLKGPAFRKTGVETVDNATAVVAGEGSRLLPHPLTMEHAVQESDPGSRHEGKGKERAGSVPWKDLRVATRPKDFGDINNCLAGRRFAFDELGEPLAKDESDCDRMLKLSSYVMAEYHDRLQEVERYKAKLKENKQLVDEARRNKGLLTQALQLKDETMESLKRRNGENLRLKKLFEATKKQFEVATLEVSKVRGELDGALVEISELEKSIPTEREAAVQEYLSSSTFHLAIKPYCAQEARFEKRKWMAVLDRYDDGSIIRKYHEDIDEHHRKGETFVLAVDPSSEDESDNEGSADAQTQHGEEDLGDAEDDGRTRNDTARGSASDENE
- the LOC126605274 gene encoding uncharacterized protein LOC126605274 isoform X2, translating into MSEPGSSSDEGSSSFSSKSESAMSESSGSLLESGTRETLDDLPNRQTLAIASSSSMALGEGVVFDAIPIVRSEFTADHLKNNLLDNEKQVEALRQSCNIPRSVGIRLVHDEEWPSEPPQGHVMFYTQILLTLGVRLPLHPWLQKMLSLIGYAPGQLNPGFWDTLIGFYIIWMECGLCEPSFHQWRYCYKMRPAKSCTGYAECACRSERERIVYGKKKAYYTWKNRWCFLYNDWEYDKGVTPERRVLTHFQTVVTRGTIQLFGQELSDIEKVLRVPKEDRHLSKLRPLFRRYGFQPLVSESQGRSMEKVSKKTGTSTHKRKAPVLVPSEDILPHKKIHKFRGEPSVRPKSQDGVLKGPAFRKTGVETVDNATAVVAGEGSRLLPHPLTMEHAVQESDPGSRHEGKGKERAGSVPWKDLRVATRPKDFGDINNCLAGRRFAFDELGEPLAKDESDCDRMLKLSSYVMAEYHDRLQEVERYKAKLKENKQLVDEARRNKGLLTQALQLKDETMESLKRRNGENLRLKKLFEATKKQFEVATLEVSKVRGELDGALVEISELEKSIPTEREAAVQEYLSSSTFHLAIKPYCAQEARFEKRKWMAVLDRYDDGSIIRKYHEDIDEHHRKGETFVLAVDPSSEDESDNEGSADAQTQHGEEDLGDAEDDGRTRNDTARGSASDENE